A genomic stretch from Bacillus sp. N1-1 includes:
- a CDS encoding GNAT family N-acetyltransferase yields MIKHRDLSECHVLFDLMVDPAVFPFVRHKASSYEEYLFLTKQLIEAEEQGELVSRTILDEWGNPIGTINLYDIEQETGFLGTWIGTPYHGKGYNQLAKEAFFNELFFDKQIKTIFMRINKENTRSQKAAEKIPYVEKANNKWPEIYQKINAGEKSYHLYEIERDNYHLHVMREGIDSVEIQMEA; encoded by the coding sequence ATGATTAAACATCGTGACCTGTCGGAATGTCATGTGCTATTTGACTTGATGGTTGACCCAGCTGTCTTCCCATTCGTGCGTCATAAAGCAAGTTCTTACGAAGAGTATTTGTTCTTAACAAAACAGCTAATTGAAGCTGAGGAACAGGGTGAGCTTGTTTCTCGTACCATTCTTGATGAATGGGGTAACCCAATTGGTACGATTAATCTGTATGATATTGAACAAGAAACTGGATTTCTCGGAACCTGGATCGGCACCCCCTATCACGGCAAAGGGTATAATCAACTTGCAAAAGAAGCCTTTTTCAACGAGTTGTTTTTTGATAAGCAAATCAAAACCATTTTTATGAGGATCAACAAGGAAAATACGCGCTCGCAAAAAGCAGCAGAAAAAATCCCATATGTTGAAAAAGCCAATAACAAATGGCCAGAAATTTATCAGAAAATCAACGCCGGAGAAAAATCATATCATTTATATGAAATCGAACGCGACAATTACCACCTACATGTG
- a CDS encoding amidohydrolase — protein sequence MTILFKQARVYPVASPLLPCADVLVKDGLIHKISPSIPEEPEMTVIDGKGYHLFPGFIDAHTHLGLYDEGTGWAGNDANETVEALTPHVRALDGVNPLDVGFKDAIAFGVTSVQVMPGSANIIGGLTTVLKTHGKNVEKMIVREIAGLKIALGENPKRVHSQSNNDSITRMGIMGLLREAFYDASRSNQKEHPRIAPIIAALNREIPVRIHAHRADDILTAVRFAREFNLDLRIEHCTEGHLIADELSGQNLKVTVGPSMTRRSKIELKNKTWATYGILNSHGIEVSITTDHPYVPIQYLNICAALAVREGLSEEKAIEGITLNPAKSLGVDHRIGSIEVGKDADLVLWSNHPFQYDARPLLTMINGNIIR from the coding sequence ATGACAATATTATTTAAGCAAGCTCGCGTCTATCCGGTTGCTTCCCCATTACTACCATGTGCTGATGTTCTCGTTAAAGACGGTCTTATCCATAAAATATCCCCGTCTATACCTGAGGAACCTGAAATGACAGTTATTGACGGGAAGGGGTATCATCTTTTTCCTGGGTTCATTGATGCTCACACACATTTGGGGCTATATGATGAAGGGACTGGCTGGGCTGGAAATGATGCCAATGAAACGGTAGAAGCTCTAACGCCCCATGTGAGAGCGCTTGATGGTGTTAATCCATTAGACGTTGGCTTTAAAGATGCCATTGCCTTTGGTGTTACCTCCGTTCAAGTTATGCCTGGGAGCGCCAATATTATTGGCGGCTTAACGACTGTTTTAAAAACACATGGAAAAAATGTAGAGAAAATGATTGTAAGAGAAATAGCTGGACTTAAAATTGCCTTAGGAGAAAATCCCAAACGAGTGCATAGTCAATCAAACAATGACTCAATTACCCGAATGGGCATTATGGGATTACTGCGTGAAGCATTCTATGATGCAAGTCGCTCAAATCAAAAAGAGCATCCGCGTATAGCACCTATAATTGCAGCGCTCAATCGAGAAATCCCTGTTAGAATACACGCTCATCGAGCTGATGATATCTTAACAGCCGTTCGCTTTGCCAGGGAATTTAATCTCGATCTCAGAATTGAGCATTGTACAGAAGGACATCTTATTGCCGATGAACTTAGTGGACAAAACCTGAAAGTAACCGTAGGACCATCAATGACCAGACGTTCTAAAATCGAACTTAAAAATAAGACATGGGCTACTTATGGAATCTTAAATAGTCATGGGATTGAAGTGTCGATTACAACAGATCATCCGTACGTTCCGATCCAATACTTAAACATTTGTGCAGCACTTGCGGTTAGAGAAGGATTAAGTGAAGAAAAAGCCATTGAAGGCATTACCCTTAATCCCGCAAAAAGCCTTGGCGTTGACCATCGAATTGGCAGCATTGAAGTCGGAAAAGATGCCGACTTAGTACTCTGGTCCAATCATCCTTTTCAGTATGATGCTCGCCCTCTTTTAACCATGATTAACGGGAATATTATTCGTTAA
- a CDS encoding TIGR01777 family oxidoreductase, which produces MNIAITGGTGFVGSALTESFVNDGHSVYILTRNPANKPVKKGVTYVKWLQDDAEPEKELPNIHAFINLAGESINSGRWTEERKQRILDSRISATREITSIIDKLDQKPRVLVNASAIGFYGSSLDQSFTENDTDPGSDFLADVSRKWENEAMKAQNHGVRTVLARFGVILGEEGALPLMVLPYKLFMGGKLGDGRQWYSWVHIMDVVGMIRFAVDHESVQGPLNVTAPEPKRMNDFGKTVGEVLNRPHWMPVPEAPVQAALGEKSGIVLKGQCVLPQKAKELGYPFRYIKLKDALENLLV; this is translated from the coding sequence ATGAACATTGCGATCACCGGGGGAACAGGTTTTGTCGGAAGCGCTCTAACTGAGTCATTTGTTAATGATGGGCACTCTGTGTATATCCTAACACGTAATCCTGCAAACAAACCTGTCAAAAAAGGTGTTACATATGTGAAATGGTTGCAGGACGACGCTGAGCCTGAAAAAGAACTGCCTAATATTCATGCATTTATTAATTTAGCCGGCGAGTCGATCAATAGTGGACGATGGACGGAAGAGCGGAAACAACGTATTCTCGATAGTCGTATCTCCGCAACTAGAGAGATCACTTCAATCATAGACAAACTTGATCAAAAACCTCGCGTACTTGTAAACGCTTCGGCGATTGGCTTTTATGGCTCCTCTCTTGATCAATCATTTACGGAAAATGATACAGATCCCGGCTCAGATTTTCTGGCTGATGTTTCAAGAAAATGGGAAAATGAAGCAATGAAAGCACAAAATCACGGTGTAAGAACAGTTCTTGCTCGGTTTGGCGTTATTCTTGGCGAAGAAGGTGCACTTCCATTAATGGTACTCCCATATAAATTATTTATGGGTGGAAAACTTGGAGACGGACGTCAATGGTATTCCTGGGTACATATCATGGACGTTGTTGGAATGATCAGATTTGCCGTCGATCATGAATCAGTTCAAGGACCATTAAACGTTACGGCACCTGAACCAAAAAGAATGAATGATTTTGGTAAAACGGTCGGTGAAGTACTCAATCGACCACACTGGATGCCTGTTCCAGAAGCGCCAGTGCAGGCTGCTTTAGGAGAAAAGAGTGGAATTGTGTTAAAAGGTCAATGTGTCCTACCACAAAAAGCGAAAGAACTCGGCTACCCTTTCCGCTATATTAAATTAAAAGATGCTCTCGAGAACCTGCTGGTATAA
- the recX gene encoding recombination regulator RecX yields the protein MKVTRITTQKNNNERFSIFIDKGSGEEFGFGVDQDVLISFGLRKGVELTDEMLEGIQFEDQIKKGMNYALNYLSYRMRSEKEVKDYLLKKEVPEEAFPKIIEKLKRYGYINDLEFAIAFVRTKINAGGKGPFVIAQELNQKGVTKPMIDKSLEEYSYEQQLEIAKNLAEKKASKLKKSSATEQKQKVNQELRAKGFDRDIIQEVMEQINLDKGDNEEWEALVMQAQKAERRYSKLGRREFDQKMKQFLYRKGFPFPLINKYLEEFNDQ from the coding sequence GTGAAGGTTACACGAATAACGACTCAGAAAAATAATAATGAGCGTTTTTCAATATTTATTGATAAAGGATCTGGTGAAGAGTTCGGTTTCGGAGTGGATCAGGATGTTTTGATTAGCTTTGGTCTCCGAAAAGGTGTTGAATTAACTGACGAAATGCTTGAAGGCATTCAGTTTGAGGACCAGATAAAAAAGGGCATGAATTACGCTTTGAATTATCTATCTTACCGGATGCGCTCAGAAAAAGAAGTGAAAGATTACCTTCTAAAAAAAGAGGTGCCAGAAGAAGCATTTCCGAAGATAATTGAAAAGCTTAAACGCTATGGCTATATAAATGATCTTGAGTTCGCAATCGCATTTGTAAGAACCAAGATAAATGCGGGTGGAAAAGGGCCGTTTGTTATTGCACAAGAACTTAACCAAAAAGGGGTTACTAAACCAATGATTGATAAATCACTTGAAGAATATTCTTATGAACAGCAGCTTGAGATTGCTAAAAATTTAGCTGAAAAGAAAGCGTCAAAGCTTAAGAAGTCTTCAGCAACGGAACAAAAACAGAAAGTGAACCAGGAGCTGAGAGCAAAAGGATTCGACCGAGATATTATTCAAGAAGTGATGGAGCAAATCAATTTAGATAAAGGCGATAATGAAGAATGGGAAGCCCTCGTTATGCAAGCTCAAAAAGCCGAACGTCGCTACAGTAAGCTAGGACGTAGAGAATTTGATCAAAAGATGAAGCAGTTTTTGTATCGTAAAGGATTCCCATTTCCACTAATTAATAAGTACCTTGAAGAATTTAACGATCAATAA
- a CDS encoding SDR family NAD(P)-dependent oxidoreductase, whose translation MKTILITGAGSGLGAELAKCWAKEGHRMVLVGRTKEKLTSICQHIEKENATCLSYQCDITNPDDLAHLTKKLKEDDLSIDLLVNNAGIGTFGSLEEITISDIHHVIDTNVKGTIFTTQAFLPILKENKGRIMNIISTAGLKGKKHETVYVASKYAVRGFTESLWKELESTGVSATAVYMGGMNTPFWSHSNHISDPTRLKSASEKARQIIEEDKGQKEIFIDR comes from the coding sequence ATGAAAACCATCTTAATTACGGGTGCTGGGTCTGGCCTCGGCGCTGAACTTGCAAAGTGCTGGGCAAAAGAGGGACATCGTATGGTATTAGTAGGAAGAACAAAAGAAAAACTTACCTCTATCTGTCAACATATCGAGAAAGAAAACGCGACATGTCTGAGCTACCAATGCGACATTACAAACCCTGATGATCTAGCGCATTTGACTAAGAAACTGAAAGAAGATGACCTTAGCATTGATCTTCTTGTAAATAATGCCGGAATAGGGACATTCGGTTCTTTAGAAGAGATAACGATTTCAGACATTCATCATGTCATAGATACAAATGTAAAAGGGACGATTTTCACAACCCAAGCATTTCTGCCGATATTAAAAGAAAATAAAGGGCGCATTATGAATATCATCTCTACGGCAGGCTTGAAAGGAAAGAAACATGAAACTGTTTATGTGGCCTCAAAATATGCTGTGAGAGGATTTACAGAGAGCCTGTGGAAAGAACTTGAAAGCACAGGTGTAAGCGCTACGGCGGTCTATATGGGTGGAATGAATACCCCTTTCTGGTCTCATTCGAACCATATATCTGATCCCACTAGATTAAAGTCAGCTTCAGAGAAAGCAAGACAAATCATTGAGGAAGATAAGGGGCAGAAAGAAATTTTTATTGATCGTTAA
- a CDS encoding YfhH family protein → MEKRFSEMSEQELRSEIALLSEKARRAEQMGMVNEFAVHERRIALAKSYLMNPENFAPGEKYEIDGDPGSTFTIDYMNGTFAWGYREGNKEIEAFPISMLIEKEQQ, encoded by the coding sequence ATGGAAAAGCGTTTCAGTGAAATGAGTGAGCAGGAATTACGAAGTGAAATAGCACTTCTTAGTGAAAAAGCACGTCGAGCTGAGCAGATGGGAATGGTGAATGAATTTGCTGTTCATGAACGCAGAATAGCCCTTGCAAAATCCTATTTAATGAACCCTGAGAACTTTGCTCCAGGTGAGAAGTATGAAATAGATGGCGACCCAGGTTCAACATTTACAATCGACTATATGAACGGAACGTTTGCCTGGGGATATCGTGAGGGAAATAAGGAAATAGAAGCATTTCCTATCTCGATGCTCATTGAAAAAGAGCAGCAGTAA
- a CDS encoding YpzG family protein: MGKNNRNRLHPKYEDPFQSPTANPKHAHNQVNGQSKQTYNDIVLQVQTRKRS; the protein is encoded by the coding sequence ATGGGTAAAAATAACCGAAATCGGCTTCACCCGAAATATGAGGATCCATTCCAATCTCCAACTGCAAACCCAAAACACGCGCACAATCAGGTAAATGGACAATCAAAGCAAACGTATAACGATATCGTTCTTCAAGTGCAAACGCGAAAACGATCTTAG
- the sspK gene encoding small, acid-soluble spore protein K, which yields MRNKKTGFPDAKFSGEPRAKEEYASKRADGSINTHPQERMSASNRTGNRQG from the coding sequence ATGAGAAACAAAAAAACCGGTTTTCCAGATGCGAAATTTTCTGGAGAACCACGCGCAAAAGAAGAATATGCATCGAAACGAGCTGACGGATCGATTAACACTCATCCACAGGAGCGCATGAGCGCGTCTAATCGTACAGGCAACCGTCAGGGATAA
- a CDS encoding YfhJ family protein produces MEDLFQRLTHNLLEKNDHLSYGQARTMVELLWEDFESSRAKAGREYKGQDVTEKIVKQWIDYYGPVLHDFMMNNPKYKGYFGDDRSIKH; encoded by the coding sequence ATGGAAGATCTATTTCAAAGGCTTACTCATAACCTTCTTGAGAAAAACGACCATCTTTCTTATGGACAGGCAAGAACAATGGTGGAGTTACTGTGGGAGGATTTTGAATCATCAAGAGCGAAGGCTGGAAGAGAGTATAAAGGTCAAGATGTAACAGAAAAAATCGTGAAACAGTGGATTGATTATTATGGACCAGTTCTTCATGATTTTATGATGAATAATCCAAAATACAAAGGATATTTTGGAGACGATAGAAGTATAAAGCACTAA
- a CDS encoding metal-dependent hydrolase — MDTGTHVVMGLGIGALATLDPAIAQDPITAQSVLIGALIGSQAPDFDTVLKLKNNAVYIRHHRGITHSIPAVLLWPIIISSGIMLFYPETNWLHLWLWTFLAVFIHVFVDIFNAYGTQAIRPFSNRWVALGVINIFDPFIFLSHIAGLILWYVGANPGFTFLTIYGVLILYYLWRISEQKKVIRSVRERIPDAVEVIVSPTIRWSRWHIAVKSETQFYVARAEGTTIHVQDEFERVPVPKTPVLESAKEDPNLSAFLSFSPVYRWEIEEKEVGYEVRFIDLRYRNKGHYPFVAVVQMEDQLEITSSYTGWVYSEDTLRKKLDPAVD; from the coding sequence ATGGATACTGGGACACATGTGGTCATGGGACTGGGGATTGGAGCTCTCGCAACTTTAGATCCAGCTATTGCGCAGGACCCTATTACCGCACAAAGCGTTCTAATTGGGGCGCTAATCGGATCGCAGGCCCCTGACTTTGATACAGTATTAAAATTAAAAAATAACGCTGTCTATATACGCCATCACAGAGGGATTACCCACTCGATTCCTGCAGTCCTTCTCTGGCCCATTATTATTAGTAGTGGTATCATGCTTTTTTATCCAGAAACAAACTGGCTTCATCTCTGGTTATGGACATTTCTTGCCGTCTTCATTCACGTGTTTGTCGATATTTTCAATGCTTATGGAACACAGGCCATTCGACCATTTTCCAATAGATGGGTCGCACTTGGCGTCATAAATATCTTTGATCCATTTATTTTCCTCAGCCATATTGCAGGTCTGATTCTATGGTACGTCGGTGCAAATCCTGGGTTCACCTTTTTAACGATATACGGCGTTCTCATTCTCTATTATCTATGGAGGATTTCAGAACAGAAAAAAGTGATCCGTTCTGTAAGAGAACGAATTCCTGATGCCGTGGAAGTCATTGTCTCACCTACGATTCGTTGGAGTAGATGGCATATTGCAGTTAAGTCGGAAACACAGTTTTATGTCGCTCGTGCTGAGGGAACGACTATACACGTTCAAGATGAATTTGAACGGGTGCCAGTCCCTAAAACGCCTGTACTCGAATCTGCAAAAGAAGACCCGAACTTAAGTGCTTTCCTTTCTTTTTCACCCGTATATCGATGGGAAATTGAAGAAAAAGAAGTTGGATACGAAGTGCGATTTATCGATCTTCGCTATCGCAATAAAGGTCACTATCCTTTTGTTGCTGTTGTACAGATGGAAGATCAGCTTGAAATTACTAGTTCCTATACAGGTTGGGTATACAGTGAAGACACGCTTAGAAAAAAATTGGATCCTGCTGTCGATTGA